Genomic DNA from Mesorhizobium sp. 131-2-1:
TAGGAGATCTGCAGCGTGCCGATGACACGGCCGCCATCCGTCATGACAGCCAGGAACTGGTTGGGATCGGCGTCGACGGCCGCGAAGGCGTCCCGATAGGCCTGGCCCAGCGGCTGGCTGGCGTCCTCCCGGCCGCGGCCGAGCGGATCGTCCGCCAGCATGGCGACAATGGCCGGGAGATCGGCTTGCTTAGCGCGGCGGATGTGGACTTCGCTCATGTCAAAACCTCGTGCAGGGGCCGGGACCTTATGCATGGCCCCGCGCTGCCGCAAATCCTGAAAAGCCGTGTTACGGACAGTTGATCGTGCAGGCGGCTGCCGGGGCACATTGGCTATCGCGATGCGCCGCATTCTGGTCTATTGCAGGGCTTCCCGCCATCCTCCAGCCGCTCTCATCCCCATGACAGGCCTGCTCAGCGATCCGTGGTTCTATGCCGCCGCCATTCCGGCGGTCATTCTCGTCGGACTGTCGAAGGGCGGCTTCGGCGGTGCCGTCGGCTTCGTCGGCGTGCCGCTGATGGCGCTGGCCATGCCGCCGGTGCAGGCGGCCGCCATCCTGCTACCGATCCTGTGCCTGATGGACATCGTCTCGGTCTGGACATGGTGGGGCGTCTACGACCGCAAGATGCTGGTCGACATGATGCCGGGCGCGGTGATCGGCATCGGGCTCGGCTGGCTGACGGCGGCGCTGGTCACCGAGGAGATGGTGCGGCTGATCGTCGGCGCCGTCGCGCTGATCTTCGTGCTGCGCTGGCTCTACCTGCAATTCCGCCACGGCGCCGACCACGCCGCGGCGCCCAACCGGGTGGCTGCCGCCTTCTGGGGCACTGTCGCCGGCTTCACCAGCTTCGTTGCCCATGTCGGCGGCCCGCCCTTCCAGGTCTATGTGCTGCCGATCCGGCTCGACCCGAAAGTGCTGTCGGGCACATCGGCGATATTCTTCGCCGCCACCAATGCGCTGAAGCTGATCCCCTATTTCGCGCTCGGCCAGTTCGACACCACCAACC
This window encodes:
- a CDS encoding sulfite exporter TauE/SafE family protein, with amino-acid sequence MTGLLSDPWFYAAAIPAVILVGLSKGGFGGAVGFVGVPLMALAMPPVQAAAILLPILCLMDIVSVWTWWGVYDRKMLVDMMPGAVIGIGLGWLTAALVTEEMVRLIVGAVALIFVLRWLYLQFRHGADHAAAPNRVAAAFWGTVAGFTSFVAHVGGPPFQVYVLPIRLDPKVLSGTSAIFFAATNALKLIPYFALGQFDTTNLTASAVLMPLAPLATIAGAWLVRRMRPEVFYPFTYATVAIVAVKLLWDGIAGLI